The Pseudomonas cucumis sequence GATCATCTGCCTCGACGAACCGGCCGCCGGCCTTAACCCTCAGGAAACCGAAGCGCTGAGCGCGATGATCCGGCTGCTGCGCGACGAGCACGATCTGACTGTGGTGCTGATCGAACACGACATGGGCATGGTAATGAGTATTTCCGACCACATCGTTGTACTGGACCACGGCGTTGTCATCGCCGAGGGCGGGCCTGAAGCGATTCGACACGATCCGAAAGTGATTGCCGCCTACCTGGGCGCCGAAGAAGAGGAAGTGGTATGAGTGCACCCATCCTCGAACTCAAGGATCTGGACGTGTTCTACGGGCCGATTCAGGCCCTGAAGAAAGTTTCGTTGCACATCAATGAAGGTGAAACCGTCAGCCTGATCGGCTCCAACGGCGCCGGCAAATCGACCCTGTTGATGTCGATCTTCGGCCAGCCGCGGGCCGCTGACGGGCAAATCATCTATCAGGGTGTGGATATCACGCACAAGTCGTCCCACTACATTGCGTCAAACGGCATCGCTCAATCGCCGGAAGGCCGGCGGGTGTTCCCTGACATGACCGTCGAGGAAAACCTGTTGATGGGCACCATTCCTATCGGTGACAAGTACGCCAAGGAAGACATGCAGCGCATGTTCGAGTTGTTTCCACGGCTCGAAGAGCGGCGTACCCAACGCGCCATGACCATGTCGGGCGGCGAACAGCAAATGCTCGCCATCGCCCGGGCCCTTATGAGTCGGCCGAAGCTGTTGCTGCTCGATGAGCCGAGCCTGGGGCTGGCGCCGATTGTGGTGAAACAGATCTTCGCGACCCTGCGGGAACTGGCCAGCACCGGTATGACCATCTTCCTGGTGGAGCAGAACGCCAACCACGCCCTCAAGTTGTCGGACCGGGCGTACGTGATGGTCAACGGCGAGATTCGCCTCAGCGGCACCGGCAAGGAGCTGCTGGTGAACGATGAGGTGCGTAACGCCTACCTCGGCGGCCACTAACCGAAAAGCCCAAAAAAACGCCCTGACGAACTCCACGTCAGGGCGTTTTTTTATGCTCGCAGAAGCTCCTGCACAGGATGGTGCTTTGAGGTAAAGGGAAATTGTGGAAAACAATATTCATGACCTCTCAAAGCGCGACATAAAGCCGCTGCAAATTGCTGTTTTGTCACGGTTTTGACTTGTCCCCGTTTGCTGTGGAGCTGGCTGTGAATAACGTGGGAGTAGCTGGCTGAAAGCCTTTGAATCCGTGGCTTACAGAGATGTGGTTGTTTTTTGATCAGGTGTTTTTGCTGGACCTCGAGCCGGCTTTGTCAACCTTTTTGTTAGGGGCAAACAGGTTATGAATCGAGGTGGACAAGCCTGTGGATAAGTCTGTGGTTAAACTCTGGAAAGAGTCCGCTGAGGGCCGTAGTTACTGGCTTGGCGCCATCGTCGGTTTGACCGCCCGGTCGTGCAAATTGCCCGGGGCTACACAGCAGGCACCCGAGGGTCAAGCAAAAAACTTTCTAATCTGCCCGCAAAGCCTTGTGGACAGCGGCTTGCAGCTTTTGCACTTGCCCCCGGAAACTGTGGACCGGCCTGTGGATAAGGTGCGCGTACATGGCTGCAAGCCACGGCCCATATGGCGTTGCCGGTGTTGATTGTTTTTTGTACGGTTTTTACGATGGTTGCCGCTGTGGACAAGGCCGGGCATGCTGGCAACTGATTTTCTATTCCAAGGGCTGTCGATCAGCCGAAGCAAGGAGAACACGATGTCCAACACCCTCTTTATTACCGGCGCAACCTCCGGTTTTGGTGAAGCCTGTGCCCGTCGTTTTGCCGAAGCCGGCTGGAAACTGGTGCTGACAGGTCGTCGTGAAGAGCGCCTCAATGCCCTGTGCGCTGAGTTGTCGAAGCAGACCGAGGTCCATGGCCTGGTGCTCGACGTACGGGATCGCAAGGCCATGGAGGAGGCGATTGCCAACCTGCCGCCGTCCTTCGCCAAGCTGCGCGGGCTGATCAACAACGCCGGCCTGGCCTTGGGCGTGGACCCGGCCCCCAAGTGCGATCTTGATGATTGGGACACCATGGTCGACACCAACATCAAAGGCTTGATGTACAGCACTCGCCTGTTGTTGCCGCGTTTGATCGCTCATGGTCGTGGCGCCAGCATCGTCAACCTCGGTTCGATCGCCGGCAACTACCCGTACCCGGGCAGCCACGTGTACGGCGCGAGCAAGGCGTTCGTCAAACAGTTCTCCCTGAACTTGCGTTGCGACCTGCAAGGTACGGGCGTGCGGGTCAGCAACATCGAACCGGGCCTGTGCGAGAGCGAGTTCTCGCTGGTGCGTTTCGCCGGTGACCAGGAGCGTTACAACGCCACGTACGCCGGCGCCGAGCCGATCCAGCCGCAAGACATCGCCGAGACCATTTTCTGGGTGCTCAACGCACCGGCCCACATCAACATCAACAGCCTCGAACTGATGCCGGTGAGCCAGACCTGGAGCGGGTTTGCCATTGAGCGTAATGCCAAGGCGTAAGGCCGGGATAGACAAAGCAGGACATAAGGTAGACTCCTTCCCAATAACCCCGCCGCACCCCGCGGTTTCAAGGTTTTCAGAGGAGTCTAC is a genomic window containing:
- a CDS encoding ABC transporter ATP-binding protein, coding for MSAPILELKDLDVFYGPIQALKKVSLHINEGETVSLIGSNGAGKSTLLMSIFGQPRAADGQIIYQGVDITHKSSHYIASNGIAQSPEGRRVFPDMTVEENLLMGTIPIGDKYAKEDMQRMFELFPRLEERRTQRAMTMSGGEQQMLAIARALMSRPKLLLLDEPSLGLAPIVVKQIFATLRELASTGMTIFLVEQNANHALKLSDRAYVMVNGEIRLSGTGKELLVNDEVRNAYLGGH
- a CDS encoding SDR family oxidoreductase, producing MSNTLFITGATSGFGEACARRFAEAGWKLVLTGRREERLNALCAELSKQTEVHGLVLDVRDRKAMEEAIANLPPSFAKLRGLINNAGLALGVDPAPKCDLDDWDTMVDTNIKGLMYSTRLLLPRLIAHGRGASIVNLGSIAGNYPYPGSHVYGASKAFVKQFSLNLRCDLQGTGVRVSNIEPGLCESEFSLVRFAGDQERYNATYAGAEPIQPQDIAETIFWVLNAPAHININSLELMPVSQTWSGFAIERNAKA